The Gossypium hirsutum isolate 1008001.06 chromosome A03, Gossypium_hirsutum_v2.1, whole genome shotgun sequence genome contains the following window.
CCTTCAAAATCTCTGtacatgtttttatttttcttgtctatattatcaaaattttaaaccctcctttctctctctctctctctctctctctctctctctctctctctctctttcatttcttttctttttctctcccaCAAGTTGCAGTTGCAGAGCTTCGCCATTGTTGTCTTCCTTCAAGCTTTTTCAGTTTCTTATTCACTCTTCTTCAACACCCTTTTGATTTTTGCTCTTCAACCATGGCTGCTTTAGTGCTTCCGCTGCTCATCCTGGCTGCCATTACTGGCCGCTCAAGTAAGCTCTTTTCTTGTAAAAAgccattttgttttctctgtttgtAGATCTTATCATCTCCTTTTGTCTTTTTTGCCTTTTGGATACTTTTTAATGGAACCTCAAAATATAACTTTTGTTGAATCTTCATgcttatcaaaatataaaaataccttTTGTTGAATCttcatgcttttgttttttttttatttcgaaacaACACATTTCCTTTTCCAGCTTCAGATTTCACTATTTTACtccttatttataaaaaaaaagggacatttttctgttatttttcttctctcttcCCATCACTAAAaaaagtgagtttttttttataatattgttaGCAGAAATGCCATAAAAACATTCTACAACTTTAATATTCCAtcaaatacacattagaaatggTAAATAAAATTCTCTATTGtcacatttaataataatattcttATAATCTATACTAAAAAGGTGATGttggtaaaaaatatattttatgtagaaatattatattttaaaaatgagctattatttattttcaaaaagaaaaaatgagtgatcattaaaagaaaagtaatggTAGTTTTAAAGAACTGCATCAGTTTGTTTTTCTATAGAAGAAATATGTTTTTTATGtaataatattgtataaaaaatttaaattacataattaccccacgtttgtttcaaaaaaaaatgaatttcttttttCCAACTGATAAGggctttaattttaaattattaaaaaatatttttatattttacgcaTAACATTGGGAACataaaattgagaaaattgagaaaaaacGTGTGATGTGGAAATGAACAGGTGGCAACTGGTGTATATGCAAAGATGGTGTAAGTGATACAGTATTGCAGAAGACACTGGACTATGCATGTGGTGCAGGCGCCGACTGTAACCCTATCCACTTGAAGGGATCCTGTTTTAACCCCGACACTGTTAAGGCTCATTGCAGTTACGCCGTTAACAGTTACTTCCAAAGAAAAGGCCAAGCTCAAGGCTCTTGTGATTTTTCCGGCACTGCCACCGTTACTACCGCTGACCCCAGTAATTCCCCATCTTTTTCTCCATTTACCATGgcagttaaaaaaaaaaaagaccaaaatttacttattttaatttgtttatttgccTCGGTAATTCACAGGCTATACTGGTTGTGCTTTCCCATCTAGTGCCAGGTATCCTATTACTGTCTCTActtgtttctttttcatttgaaATAACAAGAATGAgttagttaaaaaataaaattaaaaatt
Protein-coding sequences here:
- the LOC107887101 gene encoding PLASMODESMATA CALLOSE-BINDING PROTEIN 2; amino-acid sequence: MAALVLPLLILAAITGRSSGNWCICKDGVSDTVLQKTLDYACGAGADCNPIHLKGSCFNPDTVKAHCSYAVNSYFQRKGQAQGSCDFSGTATVTTADPSYTGCAFPSSASTAGTTTTPTTTPSSTTPSSVNPINNTPTSTTPFGSTTPTGILGGVGNGLGPSGTGINTDYSTDGGFRLQYCFSSYATLLISGLMLLWG